A window of the Verrucomicrobiia bacterium genome harbors these coding sequences:
- a CDS encoding pitrilysin family protein, which produces MQHQVYHEQLPNGISLIVVPLESTATVTSMVFMGVGSRNESDDQQGLAHFTEHMVFKGGRTYKTAQQVAQTLDAVGGEFNAFTSQEFTGFYTKTDASHTELGLDVLSDMVLHATFPAEELEKEKGVIVEEINMYEDMPMRKVGHVLMDLLFGDTPLGRKILGTKESVTAFTRADFEKYREMFYMGSMCTVALAGAITPERAKELVWKYFNELPQGESYTPSMAVWRTDQKVLLDKSDSEQTHLIIVAKAFPHSDPRQPTFRLLNTILGSTMSSRLFVSVREQQGLCYYVRSGTDSYRDVGFLYASAGVDNKRFPQAVEAIVKEFKKMRDEEVSPEELDRAKQHLLGKAAITFESSDEVAEYYGIQDLEEKSQETVAEYLEKVQKVTAEDIQALAKEVFQNEHLRLAAVGPHANAASIEALLTI; this is translated from the coding sequence ATGCAACATCAGGTGTATCACGAACAGTTACCGAACGGCATCTCCCTCATCGTGGTCCCGCTGGAAAGTACGGCTACCGTCACCTCTATGGTCTTCATGGGCGTGGGTTCACGGAACGAGTCGGACGACCAGCAGGGCCTAGCTCACTTTACTGAGCACATGGTTTTCAAGGGAGGTCGTACATACAAAACCGCCCAGCAGGTTGCCCAAACCTTGGACGCGGTAGGGGGTGAGTTCAACGCTTTTACCAGCCAAGAGTTCACGGGCTTTTATACCAAGACAGACGCCAGCCACACGGAGCTTGGTTTGGATGTCCTCTCTGACATGGTGCTTCACGCCACCTTCCCGGCAGAAGAGCTGGAGAAGGAAAAAGGCGTGATTGTTGAGGAAATCAACATGTACGAGGACATGCCGATGCGCAAAGTTGGACATGTGCTCATGGACCTCCTTTTTGGCGACACCCCGCTTGGCCGCAAAATCCTTGGCACCAAGGAGAGCGTCACGGCATTTACCCGCGCAGACTTTGAGAAGTACCGGGAGATGTTTTACATGGGCTCCATGTGCACAGTTGCACTGGCGGGTGCCATTACCCCGGAGCGGGCAAAGGAACTGGTCTGGAAGTACTTTAACGAGCTTCCTCAAGGGGAGAGTTACACGCCATCAATGGCTGTTTGGCGCACTGACCAGAAGGTCCTTCTAGATAAGTCAGATTCCGAGCAGACCCACCTTATTATTGTGGCCAAGGCCTTCCCGCACTCGGACCCTCGTCAGCCCACCTTCCGGCTTCTCAATACCATCCTGGGCTCTACCATGAGCTCTCGGTTGTTCGTTTCTGTGCGTGAGCAGCAGGGCCTTTGTTACTACGTCCGTTCAGGTACAGATTCCTACCGGGACGTTGGGTTCCTTTACGCCTCAGCTGGCGTAGACAACAAGCGCTTTCCTCAAGCGGTTGAAGCGATTGTGAAAGAGTTCAAGAAGATGCGGGACGAGGAAGTGTCCCCAGAAGAGCTGGACCGGGCCAAGCAGCACCTGCTCGGCAAGGCAGCCATCACTTTTGAAAGTTCAGATGAAGTGGCGGAGTACTACGGCATCCAAGACCTAGAGGAAAAGAGCCAGGAAACCGTGGCTGAGTATCTGGAAAAGGTCCAGAAAGTAACTGCAGAAGACATCCAGGCGCTTGCCAAGGAAGTTTTCCAAAACGAGCACTTGCGCCTGGCTGCAGTTGGCCCACACGCTAATGCCGCGTCCATCGAGGCACTCCTCACCATTTAA
- a CDS encoding nucleoside-diphosphate kinase: MTKLTSKYKTHHLATERTFAMIKPDGVMRGLMGEIIKRLEQRGLKITAMKMVHASFEKADGFYPKDEEWLTRLGNKGIKTFVEYGLDPKKELGSDNPLEVGKAVRKALIEFVTMGPMIPMVVEGLHAVSVVRKIVGSTLPVFADPGTIRGDFAHDAPTSANIENRSIFNLIHASEVTEEAEQEIAHWFSEDEILDYDRADHVIMFGDKRHQ, encoded by the coding sequence ATGACAAAGCTTACTTCCAAGTACAAAACGCACCATCTTGCTACGGAGCGCACCTTTGCCATGATCAAGCCGGATGGCGTCATGCGCGGCCTCATGGGCGAGATCATCAAGCGGCTTGAACAGCGCGGCTTGAAAATCACGGCCATGAAAATGGTGCACGCTTCTTTCGAGAAGGCCGATGGCTTTTATCCTAAGGACGAAGAGTGGCTTACCCGCCTCGGGAACAAGGGGATTAAGACCTTTGTGGAATACGGTTTGGACCCAAAGAAAGAGCTTGGTTCAGACAACCCGCTTGAAGTAGGCAAGGCCGTGCGCAAGGCACTCATTGAGTTTGTGACCATGGGTCCCATGATCCCAATGGTAGTAGAAGGCCTGCATGCCGTTTCTGTTGTCCGTAAGATTGTCGGCTCCACCCTTCCGGTCTTTGCAGATCCGGGCACAATCCGTGGCGATTTTGCCCACGACGCGCCAACCTCTGCCAACATTGAGAATCGCAGCATCTTCAACCTCATCCACGCTTCCGAAGTAACCGAAGAGGCGGAGCAAGAGATTGCGCACTGGTTCAGCGAAGACGAGATACTGGACTACGACCGGGCAGACCATGTCATTATGTTTGGTGACAAGCGTCATCAGTAA
- a CDS encoding response regulator, producing the protein MDDTQPFNLPTDIGTEPAATSSQGGDIDLSSVTILLVEDDKILQELYYERFVQAGFTVVQAFDGLQALDKLETHPEIKLVLLDLMLPRLSGYDVLAHVKQDATTRNIPVIIVSALADVDDQARGLQLGAAEYITKGEMLPAAVIEKIKQYVLSVPRTLPAATPSNDGIQRPTAE; encoded by the coding sequence ATGGACGACACCCAACCTTTCAACCTGCCTACGGACATAGGGACAGAGCCGGCTGCCACTTCTTCACAGGGGGGTGACATTGACCTGAGTTCGGTCACTATTCTGCTCGTAGAAGATGACAAGATTCTGCAAGAACTTTACTATGAGCGCTTTGTCCAAGCGGGCTTTACAGTAGTGCAAGCCTTTGACGGGTTGCAGGCATTGGACAAGCTGGAGACTCATCCCGAGATTAAGCTGGTCCTTCTGGACCTCATGTTGCCCCGCCTTTCCGGGTACGATGTGCTGGCGCACGTAAAACAAGATGCTACCACCCGGAACATCCCGGTCATTATTGTGTCCGCCTTGGCTGATGTGGATGACCAAGCCCGTGGCCTTCAGTTGGGCGCGGCGGAGTACATCACCAAGGGTGAAATGCTGCCGGCTGCAGTAATCGAAAAAATAAAGCAGTACGTACTCTCCGTACCGCGGACCTTGCCAGCAGCAACTCCTTCCAATGATGGCATTCAACGGCCAACGGCCGAGTGA
- a CDS encoding MraY family glycosyltransferase — protein sequence MAEPLGLGPLSPYPEAWVVFLGVGAAALVAMGLLYALAQRHRLLPAIRSRDVHTTRKPRVGGVAMWLVAVVALVVIATGNHSGLLTFAPGVLQGVFAGLAVVLLFGLLDDLYGLPAFWQLLGQVVAGASLVMGGLQIESLRLPFIGVLSLHPAWSAVLVVAWIVVMINAVNLFDGLDGLAGSLSLTAAVILFLVSLKLGFIGAATLCLILIGITAGFLPWNWHPSKLFMGTVGSQLLGFLLATIAVISGAKVATAVLVLGIPLFDAFSVIVRRLLAGQSPFHADQRHLHHRLLKIGLTPPYVVLVTNIMAVLFGVFALTTQQANEKALLILCLILSMFAFIGLTYLLERKSVRG from the coding sequence ATGGCCGAACCACTGGGTCTCGGCCCACTGTCTCCGTACCCCGAGGCCTGGGTGGTGTTCCTCGGCGTTGGTGCGGCGGCATTAGTAGCAATGGGACTCCTGTACGCGTTGGCACAGCGCCACCGCTTGCTTCCCGCTATCCGTAGCCGTGACGTGCACACAACCCGCAAACCCCGCGTAGGGGGTGTGGCCATGTGGCTCGTTGCAGTGGTGGCCCTGGTAGTTATTGCTACGGGGAATCACTCTGGGTTGCTAACCTTTGCACCGGGTGTGCTCCAGGGTGTGTTTGCAGGGCTCGCAGTAGTCCTACTTTTTGGACTTTTGGATGACCTCTACGGGTTACCAGCTTTTTGGCAGCTCCTAGGCCAAGTAGTGGCTGGGGCCAGCCTGGTTATGGGTGGTCTTCAGATAGAAAGCCTGCGGCTTCCCTTCATAGGAGTCCTCTCCCTTCACCCCGCTTGGTCTGCGGTACTGGTCGTAGCCTGGATTGTAGTGATGATCAACGCGGTGAACCTTTTTGATGGGCTCGATGGCTTGGCGGGCAGTCTTTCCCTTACCGCCGCGGTCATCCTTTTTCTGGTTAGCCTGAAACTTGGCTTTATTGGCGCTGCCACGCTTTGCTTAATCCTGATTGGCATTACCGCAGGATTCTTGCCCTGGAACTGGCATCCCTCCAAGCTCTTTATGGGCACAGTCGGTTCGCAGCTCCTTGGGTTCCTCCTTGCAACAATCGCCGTTATTTCTGGGGCCAAGGTGGCCACCGCGGTTTTGGTGCTGGGTATCCCGCTCTTCGATGCCTTCAGCGTGATTGTGCGCCGCCTGCTGGCCGGGCAGAGCCCGTTTCACGCAGACCAGCGCCACCTGCACCACCGCCTGCTCAAGATTGGCCTGACCCCACCATACGTGGTCTTGGTCACCAATATTATGGCTGTGCTTTTCGGAGTGTTTGCCCTCACTACTCAGCAGGCAAACGAGAAGGCGCTCCTCATCCTATGTCTCATTCTCAGCATGTTCGCCTTCATCGGCCTGACCTATCTCCTTGAGCGGAAATCCGTACGGGGTTAG